The following are encoded together in the Nocardioides okcheonensis genome:
- a CDS encoding sugar nucleotide-binding protein — MTDPRTNELSVETTPIPGLLVVRLPVHGDSRGWFKENWQREKMVALGLPDFGPVQNNISFNGSRGATRGIHTEPWDKFVSLATGRIFGAWVDMRAGESFGTTFHLEVDPSVAVFVPRGVGNSYQALEDGTAYTYLVNDHWRPGVAYPALHLGDETAAIPWPIPLDEAEISEKDHHNPRLGDVVPMQPKRTLVLGAGGQLGRALCAALPDAHGVTRAELDVTDADAVAAWPWHDYGTVLNAAAYTAVDAAETPEGRVAAWAANASAPATLARLASEHGFTLVHYSSEYVFDGTAAVDPGHVEDEPLSPLGVYAQTKAAGDVAVGLAPRHYVLRTSWVIGDGKNFVRTMQDLAGKGVSPSVVDDQVGRLTFTDELVRATRHLLDSGASYGTYHLSNGGPAMSWREVAQAVFERSGRSRDDVTGTTTDAYAAGVLDQGKPFAPRPLGSAMSLDKIRATGFEPEDAMTALDRYLS, encoded by the coding sequence ATGACCGACCCCCGCACGAACGAGCTCAGCGTCGAGACCACGCCGATCCCCGGCCTGCTCGTCGTGCGCCTGCCCGTGCACGGCGACTCCCGCGGCTGGTTCAAGGAGAACTGGCAGCGCGAGAAGATGGTCGCGCTGGGCCTCCCCGACTTCGGCCCGGTGCAGAACAACATCTCCTTCAACGGCTCGCGGGGCGCCACGCGCGGCATCCACACCGAGCCGTGGGACAAGTTCGTCTCGCTGGCGACCGGCCGGATCTTCGGCGCGTGGGTCGACATGCGCGCCGGCGAGAGCTTCGGCACGACCTTCCACCTCGAGGTCGACCCGTCGGTCGCGGTCTTCGTGCCGCGCGGCGTCGGCAACTCCTACCAGGCGCTCGAGGACGGCACGGCCTACACCTACCTCGTCAACGACCACTGGCGTCCGGGCGTCGCCTACCCCGCCCTCCACCTCGGTGACGAGACCGCGGCGATCCCGTGGCCGATCCCGCTCGACGAGGCGGAGATCTCGGAGAAGGACCACCACAACCCGCGCCTGGGCGACGTGGTCCCGATGCAGCCCAAGCGGACCCTCGTGCTCGGGGCGGGCGGCCAGCTCGGCCGCGCGCTGTGCGCCGCGCTGCCCGACGCCCACGGCGTGACCCGCGCGGAGCTCGACGTCACCGACGCCGACGCGGTCGCGGCCTGGCCGTGGCACGACTACGGCACCGTGCTCAACGCCGCGGCCTACACCGCGGTCGACGCCGCCGAGACGCCCGAGGGCCGGGTCGCCGCGTGGGCCGCCAACGCGAGCGCCCCCGCGACGCTCGCCCGCCTCGCGAGCGAGCACGGCTTCACGCTGGTCCACTACTCCTCGGAGTACGTCTTCGACGGCACCGCCGCGGTCGACCCCGGCCACGTCGAGGACGAGCCGCTGTCGCCGCTGGGCGTCTACGCCCAGACCAAGGCGGCGGGCGACGTCGCGGTCGGCCTCGCGCCGCGCCACTACGTCCTGCGCACCTCGTGGGTGATCGGTGACGGGAAGAACTTCGTCCGCACGATGCAGGACCTCGCCGGCAAGGGCGTCTCCCCCAGCGTGGTCGACGACCAGGTCGGGCGGCTCACCTTCACCGACGAGCTGGTCCGCGCCACCCGCCACCTGCTCGACTCGGGCGCGTCGTACGGGACGTACCACCTCTCCAACGGCGGTCCGGCGATGTCGTGGCGCGAGGTGGCCCAGGCCGTCTTCGAGCGCTCCGGCCGCAGCCGCGACGACGTCACCGGCACGACGACTGACGCCTACGCGGCGGGGGTGCTCGACCAGGGCAAGCCGTTCGCGCCGCGCCCGCTCGGCTCGGCGATGTCGCTGGACAAGATCCGCGCCACCGGCTTCGAGCCGGAGGACGCCATGACCGCGCTGGACCGCTACCTCTCCTGA
- the rfbB gene encoding dTDP-glucose 4,6-dehydratase: MERLLVTGGAGFIGSNFVHHIVAHTDLRVTVLDKLTYAASKESLAGLPEDRVQLVVGDIADEDVVDPLVAAHDAVVHYAAESHNDNSLHDPSPFIKTNILGTYTILEAVRKHDKRLHHVSTDEVYGDLELDDPKRFTEDTPYNPSSPYSASKAGSDHLVRAWVRSFGVRATVSNCSNNYGPWQHIEKFIPRQITNVIDGIRPKLYGSGENVRDWIHAEDHSSAVLAILEKGRIGETYLIGADGEKNNLEVVRLILTLMGKDADDFDHVNDRAGHDLRYAIESGKLRQELGWQPQFQDFESGLASTIAWYQEHEDWWRPHKDATEAKYAQQGQ, translated from the coding sequence ATGGAACGCCTTCTCGTGACCGGGGGCGCGGGGTTCATCGGGTCGAACTTCGTGCACCACATCGTTGCCCACACCGACCTGCGGGTCACGGTGCTCGACAAGCTGACCTACGCCGCCTCGAAGGAGTCGCTGGCGGGTCTGCCCGAGGACCGGGTCCAGCTCGTCGTCGGTGACATCGCCGACGAGGACGTCGTCGACCCCCTGGTCGCGGCCCACGACGCGGTCGTCCACTACGCCGCCGAGTCGCACAACGACAACTCGCTCCACGACCCGAGCCCGTTCATCAAGACCAACATCCTCGGGACCTACACGATCCTCGAGGCCGTCCGCAAGCACGACAAGCGCCTCCACCACGTCTCTACCGACGAGGTCTACGGCGACCTCGAGCTCGACGACCCGAAGCGCTTCACCGAGGACACCCCCTACAACCCGTCCTCCCCCTACTCCGCGTCGAAGGCCGGCTCCGACCACCTCGTGCGCGCCTGGGTCCGCAGCTTCGGCGTGCGGGCGACGGTGTCGAACTGCTCGAACAACTACGGCCCCTGGCAGCACATCGAGAAGTTCATCCCGCGCCAGATCACCAACGTCATCGACGGCATCCGCCCCAAGCTCTACGGCTCCGGCGAGAACGTCCGCGACTGGATCCACGCCGAGGACCACTCCTCCGCGGTGCTGGCGATCCTCGAGAAGGGCCGGATCGGCGAGACGTACCTGATCGGTGCCGACGGCGAGAAGAACAACCTCGAGGTCGTGCGGCTGATCCTCACGCTGATGGGCAAGGACGCCGACGACTTCGACCACGTCAACGACCGCGCCGGCCACGACCTGCGCTACGCCATCGAGTCGGGCAAGCTGCGCCAGGAGCTCGGCTGGCAGCCGCAGTTCCAGGACTTCGAGTCGGGCCTGGCCAGCACCATCGCCTGGTACCAGGAGCACGAGGACTGGTGGCGCCCCCACAAGGACGCCACCGAGGCGAAGTACGCCCAGCAGGGCCAGTGA
- a CDS encoding DUF2516 family protein, which produces MDFYAVQSTTMLVVLVVLLAIKGFAFVNALTYRAEAYEAAGKLTKQAWCLITGLGFAAQLILIGSSPLGIIHLVFTIASLVYLADVRPALREVTSPR; this is translated from the coding sequence GTGGACTTCTACGCCGTGCAGAGCACGACCATGCTGGTCGTCCTCGTCGTGCTGCTCGCGATCAAGGGCTTCGCGTTCGTCAACGCCCTGACCTACCGCGCCGAGGCCTACGAGGCCGCCGGCAAGCTGACCAAGCAGGCCTGGTGCCTGATCACGGGCCTCGGCTTCGCCGCGCAGCTGATCCTGATCGGCAGCTCGCCGCTCGGCATCATCCACCTGGTCTTCACGATCGCCTCGCTCGTCTACCTCGCCGACGTCCGTCCCGCGCTGCGCGAGGTCACCTCCCCCCGCTGA
- a CDS encoding helix-turn-helix domain-containing protein, which translates to MAKNKDDKSGKSVVDSLGDYLKEQRLASRLSLRQLADQVGVSNPYLSQIERGLRRPSAEVLQQLAKALRVSAEQLYVRAGIVHPDPEPGLAGSVELAVLADAGLTERQKQSLLDVYSSFLALNERDAQS; encoded by the coding sequence ATGGCGAAGAACAAGGACGACAAGAGCGGCAAGTCCGTCGTCGACTCCTTGGGTGACTACCTCAAGGAGCAGCGGCTCGCCTCCCGCCTCTCGCTGCGACAGCTCGCCGACCAGGTCGGCGTGAGCAACCCCTACCTCAGCCAGATCGAGCGCGGGCTGCGCAGGCCGTCGGCCGAGGTGCTCCAGCAGCTCGCGAAGGCGCTGCGCGTCTCCGCCGAGCAGCTCTACGTCCGCGCCGGCATCGTCCATCCCGACCCGGAGCCCGGCCTCGCCGGCTCCGTCGAGCTCGCCGTCCTGGCCGACGCCGGTCTCACCGAGCGGCAGAAGCAGTCGCTGCTCGACGTCTACTCGTCGTTCCTCGCGCTCAACGAGCGCGACGCCCAGTCGTGA
- a CDS encoding GDP-mannose 4,6-dehydratase, giving the protein MTRALITGIGGQDGSYLAERLVADGLEVHALVLAADGHPAHCPAEVVLHEGDLGDVEATRRLVRDVAPSEVYNLAAISSVAQSWEQPDRTAHVNGQAAVALMESARLAGDVRFVQASSAEIFGEPAESPQTEDTAVRPVNPYGAAKAYAHLAARVCRQRDQHVSSVVLYNHESPRRPQRFVTRKITSTVAAIARGEADGLALGNLDARRDWGWAPDYVDAMVRAARADEPGDYVVATGTAHSVRELVAAAFAAAGIADWEPLVRVDPAFFRPADPTELVGDASRAREVLGWAPTVAFEEVVRRMVAADLG; this is encoded by the coding sequence GTGACCCGGGCCCTCATCACCGGCATCGGCGGACAGGACGGCAGCTACCTCGCCGAGCGGCTGGTCGCCGACGGCCTCGAGGTGCACGCGCTGGTGCTGGCCGCCGACGGCCACCCCGCGCACTGCCCGGCCGAGGTGGTGCTCCACGAGGGCGACCTCGGCGACGTCGAGGCGACCCGCCGGCTGGTGCGCGACGTCGCGCCGAGCGAGGTCTACAACCTCGCCGCGATCAGCTCGGTCGCGCAGTCGTGGGAGCAGCCCGACCGCACCGCCCACGTCAACGGGCAGGCCGCGGTCGCGCTGATGGAGTCGGCGCGGCTGGCGGGCGACGTCCGCTTCGTGCAGGCCTCCAGCGCGGAGATCTTCGGCGAGCCGGCCGAGTCGCCGCAGACCGAGGACACCGCCGTGCGGCCGGTGAACCCGTACGGCGCGGCGAAGGCGTACGCGCACCTCGCCGCCCGCGTCTGCCGCCAGCGCGACCAGCACGTCTCGAGCGTCGTGCTCTACAACCACGAGTCGCCGCGGCGCCCGCAGCGGTTCGTCACCCGCAAGATCACCTCGACGGTCGCGGCGATCGCGCGCGGCGAGGCCGACGGGCTCGCGCTCGGCAACCTCGACGCCCGCCGTGACTGGGGCTGGGCCCCGGACTACGTCGACGCGATGGTGCGGGCCGCCCGTGCCGACGAGCCGGGCGACTACGTCGTTGCGACCGGGACGGCCCACTCGGTGCGCGAGCTCGTCGCCGCCGCGTTCGCCGCGGCCGGTATCGCCGACTGGGAGCCGCTGGTCCGGGTCGATCCCGCGTTCTTCCGCCCGGCCGACCCGACCGAGCTGGTCGGCGACGCGTCGCGGGCGCGCGAGGTGCTCGGCTGGGCGCCGACGGTCGCCTTCGAGGAGGTCGTGCGCCGCATGGTGGCGGCCGACCTCGGCTGA
- the cysC gene encoding adenylyl-sulfate kinase — MIQHCPTPTELDDLELLVSGAYAPLTRFNEPGSPVTLALPEGVDEAELVDPEGLPLARVAADGSLEPLTHAQYGPFRRLHLTPAQAREQHAGATFVPVADALTDADLDALRGLGRVVLVALMGTGTSSLSPVALVRATLAAADLLDDASVVAVPLPSHGDADADHALGAQVVATYAGDDPVHALAAPPAEQDAYPEPIAAIVAEDRPEPEDQGLVLFFTGLSGSGKSTLARALMDLLLEQGGRSVTSLDGDVVRRHLSAGLTFSKADRETNIRRIGWVAAEIARHGGVAVCSPIAPFAETREQVRQMVEDAGGAFFLVHVATPLEECERRDRKGLYAKARAGEIPEFTGISSPYEEPDDPAVRVDTTGRTIDDALHDVLVALDESGHLHLLPEAPTA, encoded by the coding sequence GTGATCCAGCACTGCCCCACGCCGACCGAGCTCGACGACCTGGAGCTCCTCGTCTCCGGGGCCTACGCCCCGCTGACCCGCTTCAACGAGCCCGGCAGCCCGGTGACCCTGGCCCTCCCCGAGGGCGTCGACGAGGCCGAGCTGGTCGACCCCGAGGGGCTGCCGCTGGCGCGCGTCGCCGCCGACGGGTCGCTGGAGCCGCTGACGCACGCGCAGTACGGCCCCTTCCGCCGGCTGCACCTCACGCCCGCGCAGGCCCGCGAGCAGCACGCCGGGGCCACGTTCGTCCCGGTCGCGGACGCGCTGACCGACGCCGACCTCGACGCGCTGCGCGGCCTGGGCCGCGTCGTGCTGGTCGCGCTGATGGGCACCGGCACCTCCTCGCTCTCCCCCGTCGCGCTGGTGCGCGCCACCCTCGCCGCCGCCGACCTGCTCGACGACGCCAGCGTGGTGGCCGTCCCACTGCCGTCGCACGGCGACGCCGACGCCGACCACGCACTCGGCGCGCAGGTCGTCGCGACCTACGCCGGGGACGACCCGGTGCACGCGCTCGCCGCCCCGCCTGCCGAGCAGGACGCGTACCCCGAGCCCATCGCCGCGATCGTCGCCGAGGACCGCCCCGAGCCCGAGGACCAGGGCCTGGTGCTGTTCTTCACCGGCCTGTCCGGCAGCGGCAAGTCGACGCTGGCCCGGGCGCTGATGGACCTGCTGCTCGAGCAGGGCGGCCGGAGCGTCACCAGCCTCGACGGCGACGTCGTGCGCCGTCACCTCTCCGCGGGCCTGACCTTCTCCAAGGCCGACCGCGAGACCAACATCCGCCGGATCGGCTGGGTGGCCGCCGAGATCGCCCGCCACGGCGGCGTCGCGGTCTGCTCCCCGATCGCGCCCTTCGCCGAGACCCGTGAGCAGGTGCGGCAGATGGTCGAGGACGCCGGCGGCGCCTTCTTCCTCGTCCACGTCGCGACCCCGCTCGAGGAGTGTGAGCGCCGCGACCGCAAGGGCCTCTACGCCAAGGCCCGCGCCGGCGAGATCCCGGAGTTCACCGGCATCTCCTCGCCCTACGAGGAGCCCGACGACCCGGCTGTCCGCGTCGACACGACCGGCCGCACCATCGACGACGCCCTGCACGACGTGCTGGTCGCCCTCGACGAGTCCGGCCACCTCCACCTCCTGCCCGAGGCGCCGACCGCATGA
- a CDS encoding asparaginase, producing the protein MYAAGQPVAARPVVAEIVRSGFVEGHHYGSLVALAADGSVDWSVGAVDVPVLPRSSNKPVQALAMVELGLDLPDDLLALACASHSGEAFHVEGVRRILAGAGLDESALQTPADYPLDDDAREAVVRAGGTRAPVLMNCSGKHAAMLATCVLQGWDTGTYLDPQHPLQQAITATFARLTGEPVTTTAIDGCGAPLLSTSLVGLARAFATLATATSGPEQRIAEAIRRHPEFVSGTTRDELALHRAVPGLIGKAGAESVYAVAVPDGRAWALKTDDGAARVRPVLMAEALRRSGLLDEVGVDAEAVRSTGRLDLLGGGVPVGEIRATF; encoded by the coding sequence ATGTATGCCGCTGGTCAGCCCGTCGCCGCCCGCCCCGTCGTCGCGGAGATCGTCCGCTCCGGATTCGTCGAGGGGCACCACTACGGCTCGCTGGTCGCCCTGGCCGCCGACGGGTCCGTCGACTGGTCGGTCGGGGCCGTCGACGTGCCGGTCCTGCCGCGCTCGAGCAACAAGCCGGTCCAGGCGCTCGCGATGGTGGAGCTCGGCCTCGACCTCCCCGACGACCTGCTGGCGCTGGCCTGCGCCTCCCACTCGGGCGAGGCCTTCCACGTCGAGGGCGTACGCCGGATCCTCGCGGGCGCCGGCCTCGACGAGTCCGCCCTGCAGACCCCGGCCGACTACCCGCTCGACGACGACGCGCGCGAGGCGGTCGTCCGCGCCGGCGGCACGCGCGCACCGGTCCTGATGAACTGCTCGGGCAAGCACGCCGCGATGCTCGCCACCTGCGTCCTGCAGGGCTGGGACACCGGGACCTACCTCGACCCGCAGCACCCGCTCCAGCAGGCGATCACCGCGACCTTCGCGCGGCTGACCGGCGAGCCGGTGACCACCACCGCGATCGACGGCTGCGGCGCGCCGCTGCTGTCGACCTCGCTCGTCGGCCTCGCTCGCGCGTTCGCGACGCTCGCGACCGCGACGTCCGGCCCGGAGCAGCGCATCGCCGAGGCGATCCGCCGGCACCCGGAGTTCGTCAGCGGCACGACCCGCGACGAGCTGGCGCTGCACCGAGCCGTGCCCGGCCTGATCGGCAAGGCGGGTGCTGAGTCGGTCTACGCCGTCGCCGTGCCCGACGGTCGCGCGTGGGCGCTCAAGACCGACGACGGGGCCGCGCGGGTGCGCCCGGTGCTGATGGCCGAGGCGCTGCGCCGCTCCGGCCTCCTCGACGAGGTCGGCGTCGACGCCGAGGCGGTCCGGTCGACCGGGCGGCTGGACCTGCTCGGTGGCGGCGTGCCGGTCGGGGAGATCCGCGCGACCTTCTGA
- the gmd gene encoding GDP-mannose 4,6-dehydratase, producing MPSALITGITGQDGLYLAELLLEKGYDVHGLIRGQNNPRRELVSKVVPDVTLHNGDLTDLSSLMRAMRDSQPDEVYNLGAISFVAYSWENAFVTSDVTGMGVLNVLEAVRLHAGDDPASIRFYQASSSEMFGKVQEVPQSESTLLWPRSPYGVSKVYGHYMTINYRESYGMHASSGILFNHESPRRGPEFVTRKISQAVARIHLGQQEDVTLGNLDSRRDWGYAGDYVEAMWRMLQQDEGDDYVIATGETWSIRDFLEIAFRHIGIDDWAPYVKQDPRFMRPAEVELLIGDASKAKDKLGWTPTVSFADLVAMMVDADIAAAKAGW from the coding sequence ATGCCGAGCGCACTCATCACGGGAATCACGGGTCAGGACGGCCTCTACCTCGCCGAGCTCCTGCTGGAGAAGGGCTACGACGTCCACGGCCTGATCCGCGGCCAGAACAACCCGCGGCGCGAGCTGGTCTCCAAGGTGGTCCCCGACGTGACGCTGCACAACGGCGACCTGACCGACCTCTCCAGCCTGATGCGCGCGATGCGCGACTCCCAGCCCGACGAGGTCTACAACCTCGGCGCGATCTCGTTCGTCGCCTACTCCTGGGAGAACGCCTTCGTCACCAGCGACGTCACCGGCATGGGCGTGCTCAACGTGCTCGAGGCCGTGCGCCTGCACGCGGGCGACGACCCCGCCAGCATCCGGTTCTACCAGGCGTCGAGCTCGGAGATGTTCGGCAAGGTGCAGGAGGTCCCGCAGTCGGAGAGCACCCTGCTGTGGCCGCGCTCGCCCTACGGCGTCAGCAAGGTCTACGGCCACTACATGACCATCAACTACCGCGAGTCCTACGGCATGCACGCCTCGTCGGGGATCCTCTTCAACCACGAGTCGCCGCGCCGCGGTCCGGAGTTCGTGACCCGCAAGATCAGCCAGGCCGTCGCCCGGATCCACCTCGGGCAGCAGGAGGACGTCACCCTCGGCAACCTCGACTCGCGCCGCGACTGGGGCTACGCCGGCGACTACGTCGAGGCGATGTGGCGGATGCTCCAGCAGGACGAGGGTGACGACTACGTCATCGCCACCGGCGAGACCTGGTCGATCCGCGACTTCCTCGAGATCGCCTTCCGCCACATCGGCATCGACGACTGGGCGCCCTACGTCAAGCAGGACCCGCGGTTCATGCGGCCCGCCGAGGTCGAGCTGCTGATCGGCGACGCGTCGAAGGCGAAGGACAAGCTGGGCTGGACGCCGACGGTGTCGTTCGCCGACCTGGTCGCGATGATGGTCGACGCCGACATCGCCGCCGCCAAGGCCGGCTGGTGA
- a CDS encoding DUF4012 domain-containing protein: protein MPSSRRSSSRRLVRPATVVGGLFLLLVVLVLLALPFRKAPASAENAKADLEAARTSLQAGDLDAAAASVASARRHADEVQGAMQGIGGDVWSLVPVVGGPVSDVRHLGNALDRLTSTAEVAVEAWPTVVGKDATLLKGDEVDVESLRTLVGAVATASENLDAAQLELGQVDDSALGLGTRLADARDEAEQVVTPLASAARSTKPLTDALPDLFGATGRKSYLLALLNPAEQRFSGGAPLTLAPLTVQDGRLSVGEARDTTDRDLYKVGRWERVEGNPFHTGKLRISTATFAPDWSVSGEELLRGWERRGGAPQDGLIAVDVVALADLLRITGPVDVPVYGRIDAANFTQKLVGDYDSFPSNEARHDLNLALVPVFSDRLLSPGQGREKIESLRDSARGRHFALWMRDPDVQAAVTDVGLAGELSDTDHDYLAVLNQNTNASKADYWQRRSVETDVRLREDGSAKVRMTITVANDSPPYTQSFADPRGGTNVTRWNGMTLGVFLPTGVEITSATVADKEQGTDTFDYYGRPYKLLRMTLPPNESRTAVLEYVVPEAASAPGDGTIDYRLDATPQGMVVPEQVSVTVRWPEGYDVTDLPDGWTRTGPGVASWQDPGLVTQPSFTVTGSAPGAAAP from the coding sequence ATGCCGTCCTCCCGTCGCTCGTCCTCGCGACGGCTGGTCCGGCCGGCCACCGTCGTCGGCGGCCTGTTCCTGCTGCTCGTCGTGCTGGTCCTGCTGGCATTGCCGTTCCGCAAGGCGCCCGCCAGCGCGGAGAACGCGAAGGCCGACCTCGAGGCGGCGCGCACGTCCCTGCAGGCGGGCGACCTCGACGCCGCGGCGGCGAGCGTGGCGAGCGCGCGGCGGCACGCCGACGAGGTGCAGGGCGCGATGCAGGGCATCGGCGGCGACGTGTGGAGCCTGGTCCCGGTCGTCGGCGGCCCGGTCTCCGACGTGCGCCACCTCGGCAACGCGCTCGACCGGCTCACCTCGACGGCAGAGGTCGCGGTCGAGGCCTGGCCGACGGTGGTCGGCAAGGACGCGACCCTCCTGAAGGGCGACGAGGTCGACGTCGAGTCGCTGCGCACGCTCGTCGGCGCGGTCGCCACGGCCAGCGAGAACCTCGACGCGGCCCAGCTCGAGCTCGGGCAGGTCGACGACTCGGCGCTCGGCCTCGGCACCCGGCTCGCCGACGCGCGCGACGAGGCGGAGCAGGTCGTGACGCCGCTCGCCTCGGCCGCCCGCAGCACCAAGCCGCTCACCGACGCGCTCCCCGACCTGTTCGGCGCGACCGGCCGCAAGTCGTACCTCCTCGCGCTGCTCAACCCGGCCGAGCAGCGCTTCTCCGGCGGCGCACCGCTGACCCTCGCGCCGCTGACCGTCCAGGACGGGCGGCTCAGCGTCGGCGAGGCCCGCGACACCACCGACCGCGACCTCTACAAGGTGGGCCGCTGGGAGCGCGTCGAGGGCAACCCGTTCCACACCGGCAAGCTGCGGATCTCCACCGCCACCTTCGCGCCCGACTGGTCGGTCTCCGGCGAGGAGCTGCTGCGCGGGTGGGAGCGGCGCGGTGGCGCCCCGCAGGACGGGCTGATCGCCGTCGACGTGGTCGCGCTCGCCGACCTGCTGCGGATCACCGGCCCGGTCGACGTGCCGGTCTACGGACGCATCGACGCCGCCAACTTCACCCAGAAGCTCGTCGGCGACTACGACTCGTTCCCCTCCAACGAGGCGCGCCACGACCTCAACCTCGCGCTGGTGCCGGTCTTCTCCGACCGGCTGCTGTCCCCGGGGCAGGGCCGGGAGAAGATCGAGTCCCTGCGCGACTCGGCCCGCGGACGCCACTTCGCGCTGTGGATGCGCGACCCCGACGTGCAGGCCGCGGTCACCGACGTCGGCCTCGCCGGCGAGCTGTCCGACACCGACCACGACTACCTCGCGGTCCTCAACCAGAACACCAACGCCAGCAAGGCCGACTACTGGCAGCGCCGCTCCGTCGAGACCGACGTCCGGCTGCGCGAGGACGGCTCCGCGAAGGTGCGGATGACGATCACCGTCGCCAACGACTCCCCGCCCTACACGCAGTCGTTCGCCGACCCGCGCGGCGGCACCAACGTGACCCGGTGGAACGGCATGACGCTGGGCGTCTTCCTGCCCACCGGCGTCGAGATCACCAGCGCCACCGTCGCCGACAAGGAGCAGGGCACCGACACCTTCGACTACTACGGCCGCCCCTACAAGCTGCTGCGGATGACGCTCCCGCCCAACGAGTCGCGCACCGCCGTGCTCGAGTACGTCGTCCCGGAGGCCGCGTCCGCGCCCGGCGACGGCACCATCGACTACCGGCTCGACGCCACCCCGCAGGGCATGGTCGTGCCCGAGCAGGTGTCGGTCACCGTCCGCTGGCCCGAGGGCTACGACGTCACGGACCTGCCCGACGGCTGGACCCGCACCGGCCCCGGAGTCGCGTCCTGGCAGGACCCCGGCCTGGTGACGCAGCCGAGCTTCACCGTCACCGGCTCGGCTCCCGGCGCGGCCGCGCCCTAG
- the rfbA gene encoding glucose-1-phosphate thymidylyltransferase RfbA: protein MRGIILAGGTGSRLHPITQGISKQLVPVYDKPMIYYPLSTLMLAGIRDVLIITTPHEAEGFHRLLGDGSQLGINLTFAVQPSPDGLAQAFIIGADHIGDQRSALVLGDNIFYGSGLGNQLLRFKDLDGAAVFGYHVADPRAYGVVEFDDQGRALSLEEKPEHPKSDFAVPGLYFYDNDVVQYAAELEPSARGELEITDLNRRYLEEGRLHVEVLPRGTAWLDTGTFDSLNDASNFVRTIEGRQGFKVGAPEEVAWRMGWLTDDELVARAEPLRKSGYGEYLLGLLQHG from the coding sequence ATGCGTGGAATCATCCTGGCCGGCGGGACCGGCTCGCGGCTGCACCCGATCACCCAGGGAATCAGCAAGCAGCTGGTCCCGGTCTACGACAAGCCGATGATCTACTACCCGCTGTCGACGCTGATGCTCGCCGGCATCCGCGACGTCCTCATCATCACCACGCCCCACGAGGCCGAGGGCTTCCACCGGCTGCTCGGCGACGGCTCGCAGCTCGGGATCAACCTGACCTTCGCGGTGCAGCCCTCGCCCGACGGCCTCGCGCAGGCGTTCATCATCGGTGCCGACCACATCGGCGACCAGCGCTCCGCGCTGGTGCTCGGCGACAACATCTTCTACGGCTCCGGCCTCGGCAACCAGCTGCTGCGGTTCAAGGACCTCGACGGTGCGGCGGTCTTCGGCTACCACGTCGCCGACCCGCGGGCGTACGGCGTGGTCGAGTTCGACGACCAGGGCCGCGCGCTGTCGCTGGAGGAGAAGCCGGAGCACCCGAAGAGCGACTTCGCGGTGCCGGGGCTCTACTTCTACGACAACGACGTGGTGCAGTACGCCGCCGAGCTCGAGCCGTCCGCGCGCGGCGAGCTCGAGATCACCGACCTCAACCGGCGCTACCTCGAGGAGGGCCGGCTGCACGTCGAGGTCCTGCCCCGCGGCACCGCCTGGCTCGACACCGGCACGTTCGACTCGCTCAACGACGCCTCCAACTTCGTGCGCACCATCGAGGGCCGGCAGGGCTTCAAGGTCGGCGCCCCCGAGGAGGTCGCCTGGCGGATGGGCTGGCTCACTGACGACGAGCTCGTCGCGCGCGCCGAGCCGCTGCGCAAGTCCGGCTACGGCGAGTACCTGCTGGGGCTGCTCCAGCACGGCTGA
- a CDS encoding arsenate reductase/protein-tyrosine-phosphatase family protein produces the protein MSEPLRVLFVCTANICRSPTMELLARELAGDADVAFSSAGTHARDGDPFNPDMAATLRPGIGDAFRSRRATRAVLADADLVLTAEDVHRRHLLDDHPQLHRKVFTLGQFAATIAELPGLEGRELVEAAGRRRAAPVPEHDVADPYRRGSAAAEAATGTITDMLHAIVPRLTASQPQEG, from the coding sequence ATGAGCGAGCCCCTGCGGGTCCTGTTCGTCTGCACCGCGAACATCTGCCGCTCCCCCACGATGGAGCTGCTCGCGCGCGAGCTCGCCGGCGACGCCGACGTCGCGTTCAGCAGCGCCGGCACCCACGCCCGCGACGGCGACCCGTTCAACCCCGACATGGCCGCCACCCTGCGCCCCGGGATCGGCGACGCCTTCCGCAGCCGCCGCGCCACCCGCGCCGTGCTGGCCGACGCCGACCTCGTCCTCACCGCCGAGGACGTGCACCGCCGCCACCTCCTCGACGACCACCCCCAGCTGCACCGCAAGGTCTTCACGCTGGGGCAGTTCGCCGCGACCATCGCCGAGCTGCCCGGGCTCGAAGGCCGCGAGCTCGTCGAGGCCGCCGGCCGGCGCCGCGCCGCCCCGGTCCCCGAGCACGACGTCGCCGACCCCTACCGGCGAGGCTCGGCGGCCGCCGAGGCGGCGACCGGCACAATCACCGACATGCTCCACGCGATCGTCCCCCGCCTGACCGCGTCACAGCCGCAGGAGGGCTGA